One Glutamicibacter halophytocola DNA segment encodes these proteins:
- a CDS encoding Gfo/Idh/MocA family protein has protein sequence MNQQRTVGVGLISVGWMGKLHARAYSSVPYVYPELGIKPRLVVAADTEQSRVDYAISTLGFERGTLDYHEVLADPEVDVVSICAPNFLHAEMAIAAAEAGKHFWIEKPAGRSLAETQSIEQAVARNGVETSVGFNYRHAPAIERARQLVGDGRLGEITNVRASFLAGYAADPRAALSWRFNRELAGSGVLADLFSHAVDLCSHVVGSIQSISAATNVMIPARPKLSMGQGTHFDLIEGGEMGEVENEDYAAALVRFSPEGLAQRAIGTIEASRVAIGPQCGYRLEIYGTEGSVKWDYERLNELEVVLGRNNEEQGFTTVIGSPGHGEYSRFQPGPGNAMGFDDLKIIEAKKFLLALCGGEKTNSTIADAVAAAALVEAAEKSAATGDWQQTGKPAQGQKMQY, from the coding sequence ATGAATCAACAGCGCACCGTTGGAGTTGGGCTGATTTCAGTGGGTTGGATGGGCAAGCTGCATGCCCGCGCGTATAGTTCCGTGCCCTACGTTTATCCGGAGCTGGGAATCAAGCCGCGACTGGTTGTCGCCGCGGATACCGAGCAGTCCCGGGTGGACTACGCCATTTCCACCCTGGGCTTTGAGCGCGGGACCCTGGACTACCACGAAGTCCTTGCGGATCCTGAGGTTGATGTCGTCTCCATCTGCGCGCCCAACTTCCTGCACGCCGAGATGGCGATTGCCGCAGCTGAAGCCGGAAAGCACTTCTGGATCGAAAAGCCTGCCGGCCGCAGCCTGGCAGAAACGCAGTCCATCGAGCAGGCCGTGGCCCGCAACGGGGTCGAGACCTCTGTTGGATTCAACTACCGCCATGCGCCAGCCATAGAACGAGCTCGGCAACTGGTTGGCGATGGCCGGCTGGGAGAAATCACCAACGTGCGTGCCAGTTTCCTCGCTGGCTATGCTGCTGATCCGCGGGCGGCGCTATCCTGGCGCTTCAATCGGGAACTTGCGGGCAGTGGCGTGCTTGCCGACCTGTTCAGCCATGCCGTAGACCTGTGCAGCCACGTGGTGGGTTCTATTCAGAGCATCAGCGCTGCAACCAATGTCATGATTCCCGCCAGGCCCAAGCTGTCCATGGGCCAGGGAACGCATTTTGATTTGATTGAAGGCGGTGAAATGGGCGAGGTGGAGAACGAGGACTATGCTGCTGCACTGGTTCGGTTCAGCCCGGAGGGCCTTGCCCAGCGCGCCATCGGAACCATCGAGGCTTCGCGCGTAGCCATCGGCCCGCAATGCGGCTATCGCCTGGAAATCTATGGCACCGAAGGCTCGGTCAAGTGGGATTACGAGCGCCTGAACGAACTCGAAGTCGTCCTTGGCCGGAACAACGAAGAGCAGGGGTTCACCACGGTGATTGGCTCACCAGGGCATGGGGAGTATTCACGCTTCCAGCCCGGGCCGGGCAATGCTATGGGTTTCGACGACCTTAAAATCATCGAAGCCAAAAAATTCTTGCTGGCCCTTTGCGGGGGCGAGAAAACCAACTCCACCATCGCTGACGCGGTGGCCGCTGCCGCCCTCGTTGAAGCCGCCGAAAAATCCGCGGCCACCGGAGACTGGCAGCAAACAGGCAAGCCAGCCCAGGGCCAGAAGATGCAATAC